ATTCCTCTGATGATGAAAGCTCATCCTTACCTTAACTTTCGATCCCTTTCAGCAGAAATTTCGTCTCTGCTTGGTCCACTATACGATTTTAGTTTGTTACCTAAACCTAAAGGAGCTTTGCCTTGTGTGAGTCATTTAGCCATCTCCTTTTCATTTTCGACCTGTATAAATTGATGTAGAGGATTTTTAGAATTATTTCGTCCTATATGTAATATAGCCAGAAGTAATCATATCAATCAGGATATAATAATTTGGTAGTTTTGATTGACGAGGGCTAGCTTGTAAATCTCACCATGTTTTGTAATGCAGCATCTTTGTTAAACTTACTCTTGCAAGATTGTACATCTCTGAATCAGAGAAATTCTCGTATgctgcttttcttcttttttccttttttaattttacaattaGTTTTAAAAGGGGGGCCCGGGGGGGTGGAAGGGTGGTGGTATTCGAATTAGAGTTGTATACGAATCGAATCGATTGCGAGCAGTTTGAGTCAAAAATAGACTTGAGTTCGGTCAATATCGAGTTTGAGCTTGAGTATGATCAAATCGAACTCGAGATCGTACTCGAATTTAAAGATACTTAACTCGTTAGTTCGGGAATTGATTCAAttttacacacacacatatatatatatatattattttaatagtaaattaaatatatatttctaatattttttatttattaagaaaaaatattattttattttttttacattgAGAGGTCATCGAGctcgaatattttattttttaaaataatatttctaatattttattttaaaaaataaaataattatttttatttttttaagttcGAACTCAAATTCGAATTTTAGTTTTATATTGAAAGGTCTTCGAGTtcaagtttgataaaattaagtcAAAATTTAGATCGATTATACCAAAACTCGATTCAACTCGACTCGTTTGTATTGAATAAAGATGCACGTGTTGTGTAGTATTGTCAAACACTTGGCCTTTTTCGGCAGCAGTGTGCAATGAGATAATACCGCAGACATTCTCTTTTCACTGCAGACATTCTCTTTTCTCTAGGACTCTTGGATTTGTTGTCTCGGAATAGTCTTTGGCATGCGTATAGAGGACAATGGAAGCAAGTTTTTGTGCTGTCGTGGAGGGTGTCTCATTCTGAAGAATTGTCACTTACCTAAAAGACATGGCAGTAGATATATGATCAGTACGGTTGGCAGTCTGCATAACAATACTCACTGGACTGACTGTTAATtcagaaaatgaaagtgaaggGAAGCTTAGTTATAGCTTGCAGTATTGGTGCTCATAGAGCAAACTTCTTGCCTATTCAAGCCGAAAGAAATTTCTATCAATCAGCAGTTAAAGAGACATTTGCATTCTCTACAGAAAAGAAATAATGGCAATCAACAAATTTCAACCCAATATGTCATAAAGAGATTTAAGTCTGCAAAACCAGGCATATTATTATTTACAACAGGTAACTCTTCACATCCGCTGTTCAGGTAACCCAGTTTTGCAGATCAACAATACTGTCCTAGTTAGTAAACATACCATCAATTTTATTCTTGGGATCAAGAAGGGACCTAAGTCTTGCTCATAAGCAACAGATTTTTATGAGCTGAACACCTACTTTTTCTCGGCATCCATACGTTCGATAACACGCTTTGCTTCTTCTTCAGTGGCGGGTACGACGTTCCTGATCTTCAAACCATCTTTGATGGCATCTGGGCGGACAGTGAATGTGAAGTAGAACTTGTTGGATACCTGGAGAGAAACAAATATCGCCCTATAAGCTCTCAACAAAATTAAATATTACCATGAACATATTACTGTGCATGTATCCTTTGGAGGAGAATATGTATTTGCTAACCAACACATAATGCAGTATTTCACTGAAGTTACTGTTTCTTTACTTAGTGTGAAAATTTAAGTTATTGTTTCTTTAAttagtgtgaaaatgtaagtgATGTAATCACTGGACCAGTAAAATGCTATATAAACTATTGATTGGGGCATCTATTTCTCAAACATGAGCATCCCCAAATGTCTTCTCCACTTCTCTTattcatttccatttttgattGCGTATTTGGTGACTTTAGATGCCCATCCAAAGAGAAGTAGAACAGTTGTTTCATCTCAGACTTGTTCCACAAATGTCCTATGGAGGATGAAACTACTAATACGGTAAATCAAACccttctcatggttcaccaaagaGGAAAAGTTGAGAAAATATGGCAAAAGTACAATTTAATAAAGTTTGACGAATGCATGGATAATTGACTAATGCGATGAATATCAGCTCAATTCTATTAATTAGAGAACTTACTTCACTAGATCTGAACTCAGGCCTTGTAACATGAGCTACAACTTCCACATTGATCATAGGCTTGTCTGGATTCTCAAGTTCTGTATACAAAACACATGATTTGACACGAAGAAAATTTCCAACATCCACCTGCATGAGCAGAATCATCTGTTAATAACTCATGAGCTTAATATCACAAGATTGTTAAGCCCTCACTAGCAATGCCAGCTTTTCAGGATGTACATCTAATATTCTTGGACTAGTTGGGTATTATGCATGGATTTATCCGCCTTCTTACAAGATATGGCCCATTGGCAGTCTCACCGAATTATTGAAGAATTAGTTGCTTTTTGTCTTATTCAGTATGGAATGAGTGGCAATTTTTCCTATAAGCTAGTTACTACTTTTGCACGATCAGTCAGTTAAGCATTTGATCAACACAGACACCATGAATATGGGATGGCTAGACTAGTACTTCTGATCTTACAATATATGAAACTATGTGACTAAAAAAATATCTTCGCCCCAAAAGACTAACTTTATCATGTGACCCAGCAGTAATAGACTTGAATATACAGGCTAATATTTTTATGCCCTGCAAGTTTCCCTGGTAATGCAAAAGATCAAACAAGAAGCAAATCCAAACCATGTGCAGTTTGATGCTTGAAGTTTGCTCACTCACAAAAAAGAGAGGGCCAGAAATGTGACCACAAAAGGATAAGTTCAGGAACATTCTGAATGTCAAAGAATAATGCTTGTGCTGGTAACCCACCATGAACACAGGGCACATGCAAAATAGTTACTTACAGGTTTTAAAAAATCAACGTGGTCAACTTCCACAAAGCGTGGTGCGGCACCAGCAAAACTATAGGCTGTGGCAAAGGCCAATTCAAAAGCCCTTCGCATTAAAAAGCCTCCAAAAATCCTACCATGAATATTCCTTTGTTGTGGTTGACAAATCAAAGAGTTCTGCAGGCAAGTATCCCTTATGAGAATGCTATCTCTGTCGGCCAAAGCTGGCATGTCACAAAAGACCCGTCCCTCAGCCAGCAACTCATTGAGCCTTTTTGTTTCCTCATCATTATCAATCCCTAGCCTTTTCTCTCCCCTCTTCTTTTTCCTAATTTGGTTCCTTTCTTCTGCCTCTTCCCAAAGCAATTTTTCTCTTTCAGTTTCAGGTGAGATCTGGTTTACTGGAGCTGATTTTCCAGTTCTGGAGTCGCGGGCCACAAAGGTAAAGTTTGCAGTAAGAGCCAATGAGTCTGATTGACTGGATGTCTCTGCAAAGAAATGGCTTACAATTTCAATCTACAGACAAACATAACAAGAGGATACTGAGAGAATAAGAAAACCAGTGATTCGTAACTGTTTCTTACTAAAAGAAACCACTCTATGTCTTatttcttaattctccaatatgaAATAAGCTTATAATGGTCTCTACAGGAAAATATTATCCTATATGAAGAAGAAACCAGacaaaaatttcttattataaGACTGAGGTCTGGGCATCACGAGAAAAACCCATTGTAGGATATTTGAGACATTATACTCAGACAAATCGATGATTTACAATTACATTTCATGTACATTTTTCCTGCATAACAGCAACATATTGATGGTAAAATCAAATCATCAAGATGTCAGATGATATTTGGAATTGCCTAGAAAATGGATATAATAAAACcacagcaaaagaagaaaagatttcCCTTTGAACAAGAGCAGTAAACTTGGTATTCATATTCAAATCATTCAAACATATAAAGTTTCCTTGAATATGAAAAACATTTGGTTACAGCCAAACATGTACACCACTGAGCTTAAACTTTTTATTATACTCTTACAACAGATATGTGATGCAGCAAATTTCAATTCTTTCTTCAGTTAATATAAAGTTTCTAATGGTCTGTGTTACAAAATGCACCAAAATAAACATGATGAGACATGAATTTTCAAAACCATAACAGTGCTACCTTTTCATCTGTTGCAACTGTTTTAACAAAGGGATACCCTGCAAGGCAAAAGATATTTCTACTAGAACTTCTCCAGAAAAATCACGAGAAACTTGGCAAGCTCGCACTAGAAGGAAAAGCAATATGGACATTACTTAACTCTCTTCTCATAATTAACATCTCAATCACAAATATCAACTTAATTACACTCTAATTAGAAGCAATTTGATTCCCATATTATAGACAAGCTTCTGAATTTGTCTAATTAACTCTTTCTGCTCCTGTCCCTCTACACTCTAAACACATCCATCCTTGTAATCAAAGACATGACACCTAGAAGTTTAATCCATAAGATATACTAAAAAGCTTGGGATTCCATTTTTCAGGATAAGCTGGAAATTGAAGTACTACATCAAAACCAAAAAGAGTATATGGCTGACAAGTGCGAGATTGTTTCTCACACATTAAATGAGAATTTGTAGGAGGAAGATTTTATCTAGATTGGGTGGAAAATAGAACAGTATTTCCAAAGAAACCTTGCGCAGACTgagttacttcaagttgaatcTCCAAGGATGAACGCCCAACCCAAGTGACAGCCCCCACTATTGTGAGATCAGTATCAACACGAATTGGTCTCCTCAGAACAATCTTGTCCACAGATGCAGTGACTAGTAATAAAGGCATCGTAGTGCTGTCAGCGCTGGAACAATGCTGGTTCAGAAACATGTAATTTATGAAGTAAAATAATCTCAAATAGGAGAACAGAAACAAGATCACAAACCACGAACTGTCCAAAATCCATGTAAATCTGCTGAAGGGATATGAAAATTTCGAAATGCAACAATCAATAACATGAAAGAGCATAGCAGACTGGTGAAATCAACATTTTGCTCACCTGTATTTTCTAGAAAAGGATTTTACTTTTCCAAGGACACCTATTTAGAATTGTTCAACAGAAAAGTTCTGCATATCTCTTTCTTTGTGTCTTTCCTTATTATTTTCTTCTGAAAAATGGCTTTCATAAATGTGTTTCTGCTGATGAGTTTCATGAACTGAGTCAGGGGATCAAGGGCTACTAATATGCTTGAGGAATATGTTAGGTATTCTGAATCAATAAAATTTCTCTTACATGTATTTTAAGCCAAATCTAATCCAAAATACAGTAAAATGACAAGCAAATAAATAAGACACACATATGGACTCACTTGGTAAAGGAATGGTCATGACATCAACACTAGTGTTAGTGGTGATACTAAACAACAATCAGATGCAACTAAATGAGGTcttatgaaaaattttctactctTATTCTTCTAGCATGTTAGTAGTGATTCTGGAAAGAAATCATTCCGATTAGAATAGCTCAGAAAGCCACAAAATGGGGTTCGAAGCTGGAGTCACACCAAAGGAGAAAAAGGTCAATTGCAAGACTCAAACAGCCGACATAAGGAATGGATATAGGGAATTTAAACAAGACCACCAAGCCCCAAAATAGTGCATGATCAATGAACATTCCCAATCCACAATATTCATTTCAAATGGGATGACTACAGGAAGCAAGAAAACTACGCAATACTGAGAAATAGGCAAACATTATAACACGATGAACTACCAAAGTTTCAATTGAAACAACCAAAGCTAAATATATCACAGCATAACGCAAAATGGTGAAAACTCTAGAATTGGAATATGTCAGTATAAAGTCTCTGAAAATTAGCAGTCAGAAGTTTACACCTACAGGAGCCTCAAATTGAGCATCTATTAGCAACCAGCAAGTGATCTTGCTATAATAGAAAGATAActagagaaaacaattttcaaGAGAAGCAAGATATGCACAATGTGACCAATGATTCAGCATAGACACATTTATTGTCAAACAACTCAAATATCAACACATTTATGGTCAAACAAATCCATTTTTCTGGATATTTTATTAAGCAACGCCCAGCATTTGAATTGATCAAACTGCAATCCAAACCTTCTAATGGTGAATAACTTTAAATAATCAATGCTTGCACAGGCCTAAATTAACACTGCAATTAAGCAAATCGAAAAATTACATTACAAATCAACCACTATCCTAATCATATTACCTTGAAGGATATTGTTCCGGCCAATGCATCAAGGTCCTCAACAAATTTTCCCATCCTAATCTCATTCCAAGGATTCCTATACTGTTCCCTCAGAATATAATCAGTGGAAAACTTATACACGATACTAGTCCTACTCTTTGATGGAGGCTTAGCGATCAACTCATTAGGTGAAGGGGCATCAGCTGCAACATTGTTAAGTCTCTCAAAAATACTAGACCTTGCTTCCCATAAGGCATTTGTGACAGGGGAATGGTACATTCCTGGCCACAAACTAATAGGTTTCCTCATTGAATGGCCTGCATCAATTGGTGCAGAACTCTCAAATCGTGGACTCATTGTTGAATTCACAGGGATTGAATCACTAGAACCAAACTCCATTGGTTTAACAGAAAAGGGGTCCGATGGTGCTGATGAAAATGACCTTTTCTGAGTAAATTTATAAAACATTCGATCAAAAGAGATAATTTTGAACATGGGTTCTGGTTTCCTGGATGAATTAACAAAACGGGTACAAGAAATTCCATCATTTAGGTGTTTTCCAGATTGGATACTGATGGAGGAAAAGTTAGTCCGAAATTTCAGGCCTGTAGCTGTAGGAGGCAGATTTTGGTCAATAGATGTGATTTTGTTAATGGGTTTTGGCTGTTTTGATGAACCAGTAAAGTTGGTTTGTGTGAATTCATGATTTAGGGGAGTTATGGAGGAAGAAGGAAGAGTTTTGGCGTGATAAAAGTGCAATCTTGGTGAAGCAATTGTTCTGTGAAACTCCATGTTGAGAAAGTAAGAAACCAGTGTGTGGATTGATCTTTTACCCACATCCATGCTTGAAACAGTTGGGGAGTTTGGtgatttgaagaagaaatgagagATTGGCATGGTTGGACGTTTCATGGATTCAAAAGAAAGATTGAAGCTGATGAAGATTTCAAGATTTGTAAGGTTTGATCCGTCTTGCGTGGAAGTGTTCAAGTAGAAAATGTTAGCAAATTATGGCCAGTTTGGTTCAGACTGGTTGGGCTCTGAGCTCGGTAGCAGTTCGGGAGTATTTTGCATATTGGACAAAATGCACTTTTTATCCCCAATGATTGGGGTATTGGATAATTTTATCCCTAAAGTTTCGGTCAAAACACATTTCACCctcttaattttataatttcaaCCAATTTCATCCCTAACGTTTTATACAAACATATTTCATCCTCATAAtttcataaatttgattaattaaaGGCAGTTGAATGATTGTTAACCAATTTGGATAGAATATCATCACATGACTAGCATGTCCAGTTAATGATTGTATAGCTAATACTTAATTCAGTCATTgattaaattatataaataataatgAGTGTGTTGGGTCAAgagattatttttttaaatttatgatatgatgtatgtgaaacaAAAAATAGATTGGATGATAAATAGACAATTTGAAAAACATGAATATGATGCAACAAAATAAAATCTTGCAAATAAATGACAATTTAAACAATTCTTTTATTCACATTAATATTTTTCTCCAATTGGTTGCAATgggattatttgaaaattttctccaATTGGCTATAATGGGATTGTTTCTTCTCCCCGACTTTATTTTGTCTCGATCTTTTTGTTCAATTTGTGATTAAGAAGAGAGTAATGTTGGTTGaaaatttgttatttttcttaaaataagaaagtgaactaaaaaatagtttttgagatttttgttaatctatttttttttttgtatttttctaaCAGGTATGCTATGGTCAAGTGATGATATTCCATTCAAATTGCTTGACAATCTATCAGTTGTCCTTAATTAGTCAAATTTATGAAACTATGAGGACGAAATGTGTTTGCATGAAACTTTAGGGATAAAATTGTCCAATACCTTAAGTATTGAGGATGCAAAGTGCATTTTTGCCTTGCCTTGCATATTTATCAAGTTTTACCTTTTTACTTTTTCTGTTCCTAActtatttatagcctttacacATAttctatttaaatttttttaatacctTTTTTttgtatagaaaaataaaacatatGAAAGTAGTTTTTAgttatattaatttaatttagttTAAATCTATCATTTTTCATTTACTAAATTCATGATTACGTATGTTGTTTGTGAATATAATGACCACGATAGTAGtaataaaaatagcaattagTATTTGTATTTGgataaaaaaaatcacataaacCAAGCTATTAATGCAACAGTGCAATCTATAAAAGGAAATTGCAGTGGAAAATTTACTTCTAAAGATCCATTGTTATCCCTCCTATCtcaaaacaattaaatcccAAATATCAATAATGTTTTATAATTAATACATTAGTGTGTCAAAACTAAAGCAATAGAAATAGTGATACTGGTTGGATTATGTTCTGTTTAAGTTTGAGGGGAATTTGTAGCTTAAACTAAggaagaacaaaaaaaatcattttctatACAATTTTGCAAAGCTTTAATGTTCTCGATTCTAATAGTAGAAAAGAATTgatttgtttctagtttatatAGAGATTCTTATCTTAGTTTTCAATAAATACCTAGGTAAGTACCAAAAAGGATATTATTCAAGAAATCACTATTGTATTGATCCCTTTAATGTCAAGCACTTTTGTAAAAAGATTTACGCAAATTGTTACGTTATTGTTAATTTTGCTCTTATAATTTGTTTGAAGATTTTCCCCCCTTTGTTTGCCAATATTCTACAGCTCTACATTAAGAAAACTTATAAAATGGCAATAGTGAAATAAAGATATtggttattaaaaaaatatgaaagtgtAATGACATGAATATGTGTAATAACTTCCTAGCAATGAGTCCACAATAACGTTTAGTTGACATACCATTAATGTGCTACGTTCTAATTTACTAAATTTGAACCATTTGAACTTATACTTGGTTTTTTTAAACCATAGCATTGCAATATTTCTTATGTTTGTAAACCAAAAAGGAAGTCTTTAATAATTCTGATTTTCTGTTTAATTATGAAGTGTTCGAACTTGCAAGCCCTTTTGGGGCTGCCAATAAAGTTGAGGACAAAATGATAACCAATATTAGTCCCTATGAATTTTAGCAAaacaataaataattaatacaaGAAAACAATTTACAATAAATTGATCATCAATGCTTTAGTTATTTGAGCAAACTCCAAAAAGTAAAAATATAGGTTGGAtaaatataatttatttatGGAACCCATTGAAATATTATAAATACtgtaatatatatgtaataatttcttcttctcacttttattttctatttttcttcagTTGTAACTTGCAAAAGCTAAAAGCTAAAGCAAAGTCACCAAATGCCAATATTACCAAGAAGTAGACAATTTTGTTCACAGTATGATAAATAGAATAGAATAGAGAAACTTGGAGGGAAAATGTTGGACCTTCGCACATATGAGATGAACTTGGCTTTTATGTTTAACATCATTTGTTGCTTTTATGTTTAACATCATAGGGAATTTTTTGGTATAATTTAGATATTTACTACGATAAACAAATTATAAATGATTTATGATATCGTCATGAGTTGAATAAATTAGTTATGAAATAATAAAACCAATTAACTTATGACCAGTGGCTTTCATGGGTCAATAAATAGGTTGagttaattttgaaatttccttGAATCATGTGAAGAAGCCTAAGCCCTTGCCACTTGGACTAAGCACAAGTAGGGCAAGGGATGGGAGCTAGAAGGAAAGCAAAAAGGAGGAGAAGGGAGGGAGAAGAGTCTGAGTAGTGGTATattgttttggatattttatagaaaaatgattttttccgATGTTCTTAACAAGCTATTGTAATCTTATAGATTgtgtttgaaaaaagaaaaaaaattgtcctTACAAAGCCCTTAATTGTTATATATCTATAGACCtcaatctatttttttttttagatttttgaatgtttttgatagcttaaaaatgcttttaaattttgaaatccaCCTACAAGAAGCGACTTTAAATCACAACATTACTAAAGAATAGGCACAAATAGGGAATCTCTAAAATCAAGGAGGTGAATTATCATTCAGTTTGATTCTGTTGCCGTTTAGTTGTAATCATAATGTCGCATAGTAAAAGATTTTCTTAAGTTTTAAGTCGCAATTGTAACTCAAGATAATCTTACTTTTGAAGTTACTTGAGTTAGACACTATAGTTTTTCATCTTATTACAAACTTTACACTCATAACTTCACATAAATTAATcaattcaattatgatacagaAAAAAATTCCAATATATTCTCCTAATAAGCTATGAGCGGTGTAGAATTGCCAAATCTTAGTCCACTCCCTCCTCATATTCTTCCGGCTTTGCTTCAACTGGACTGCACTTGGATGCTTTCTATACaccaaaaaagttaaaaaaaaaaatacatgttAGCATTGACCATGCATCCAGAAAGTATCTAAGAGACATCAATTCTAAGGA
This Coffea arabica cultivar ET-39 chromosome 3e, Coffea Arabica ET-39 HiFi, whole genome shotgun sequence DNA region includes the following protein-coding sequences:
- the LOC113736976 gene encoding acyl-coenzyme A thioesterase 2, chloroplastic, yielding MKRPTMPISHFFFKSPNSPTVSSMDVGKRSIHTLVSYFLNMEFHRTIASPRLHFYHAKTLPSSSITPLNHEFTQTNFTGSSKQPKPINKITSIDQNLPPTATGLKFRTNFSSISIQSGKHLNDGISCTRFVNSSRKPEPMFKIISFDRMFYKFTQKRSFSSAPSDPFSVKPMEFGSSDSIPVNSTMSPRFESSAPIDAGHSMRKPISLWPGMYHSPVTNALWEARSSIFERLNNVAADAPSPNELIAKPPSKSRTSIVYKFSTDYILREQYRNPWNEIRMGKFVEDLDALAGTISFKHCSSADSTTMPLLLVTASVDKIVLRRPIRVDTDLTIVGAVTWVGRSSLEIQLEVTQSAQETSSQSDSLALTANFTFVARDSRTGKSAPVNQISPETEREKLLWEEAEERNQIRKKKRGEKRLGIDNDEETKRLNELLAEGRVFCDMPALADRDSILIRDTCLQNSLICQPQQRNIHGRIFGGFLMRRAFELAFATAYSFAGAAPRFVEVDHVDFLKPVDVGNFLRVKSCVLYTELENPDKPMINVEVVAHVTRPEFRSSEVSNKFYFTFTVRPDAIKDGLKIRNVVPATEEEAKRVIERMDAEKK